A region of Diceros bicornis minor isolate mBicDic1 chromosome 31, mDicBic1.mat.cur, whole genome shotgun sequence DNA encodes the following proteins:
- the LOC131395708 gene encoding olfactory receptor 4C11-like translates to MQQNNNVTKFILLGLTQDPKRQKMVFVIFFIFYVGTVVGNFLIIVTIKASKTLGSPMYFFLFYLSLVDTCFSTSTAPRLIMDALSAKKIISYNECMTQIFALHLFGSMEIFVLVLMAVDRYVAICKPLRYPTIMSGQVCIILIVLAWVGSFIHSIAQISLALRLPFCGSNLIDHYCCDMQPLLKLACMDIYVINILVVSNSGALCTSSFVILMISYVVILHSLRNHSAEGKKKALFTCTSHIIVVILFFGPCIFMYTRPPTTFSVDKMVAVFYAIGTPFLNPLIYTLRNAKVKNAMRKLWHIKITSESKK, encoded by the coding sequence ATGCAGCAAAATAACAATGTAACTAAGTTCATACTGTTAGGATTGACACAGGACCCTAAGAGGCAGAAAATGGTATttgtaatcttcttcattttctatgtggggactgtggtggggaattttcttattattgtgaCCATCAAGGCCAGCAAGACACTTGGAagtcccatgtacttcttccttttttatttgtcCTTAGTGGATACCTGCTTTTCAACGTCCACAGCCCCTAGACTAATTATGGATGCTCTGTCTGCAAAGAAAATCATATCTTACAATGAGTGCATGACTCAAATATTTGCCCTGCATTTATTTGGCTCCATGGAGATCTTTGTCCTCGTCCTCATGGCGGTtgatcgctatgtggccatctgtaagcccCTGCGTTACCCAACCATCATGAGCGGGCAGGTCTGCATCATCCTGATTGTTCTTGCGTGGGTAGGGTCATTTATACATTCCATAGCTCAGATTAGCCTGGCCTTGAGATTGCCTTTCTGTGGATCCAATTTAATTGATCATTATTGCTGTGATATGCAGCCGTTGTTGAAACTTGCCTGCATGGATATTTATGTGATCAACATATTGGTGGTGTCTAATAGTGGGGCCCTTTGCACAAGCAGTTTTGTAATTCTGATGATCTCATATGTTGTCATCTTGCATTCACTGAGAAACCACAGtgcagaagggaagaaaaaagctCTCTTCACTTGCACTTCCCACATCATTGTAGTCATCTTATTCTTTGGCccatgtatatttatgtatacacGCCCCCCAACCACTTTCTCCGTGGACAAGATGGTGGCAGTATTTTATGCTATTGGAACACCCTTTCTCAACCCACTCATCTACACGCTGAGGAATGCAAAAGTAAAAAATGCGATGAGAAAGTTATGGCATATCAAAATTACCTCAGAAAGCAAAAAATAG